DNA from Kitasatospora acidiphila:
GGAGGTGCTCGAAGGCCTCTTCGACCTCGACCACCTGACGGCCCGTCTGCGCCGATACGAGGAGAACCTGGTCATCCTCGGTGGCGGTCAGCCGCAGCGCCGCTGGCGCAAGCCGGTCCCGCTGCTGGACGTGCTGCGCTCCGCCCAGGGTGAGGTGCAGGACTACCGACGGATCATGATCGACGTCGAGGGCAACCCTTGGCTGTCGGAGCGCGCGGTCGGCCCGGTGGTCCACGTGCTCGCCGAGCTGATGGAGAACGCCGCCACCTTCTCCAAGCCGCCGTCCCCGGTCGAGGTGCGTGCCGCCCTGGTCGGCCGCGGCCTGGCGGTCGAGGTCGAGGACCGCGGCCTGGGCATGGAGGCCGCGCAGTACGACGCGGCCAACTCGCTGATGCGCAGCGCCCCGCGCATGGACGTGCTGGCCCAGGCCGACGACGTGCGACTCGGCCTCTACGTGGTCGCCCGGCTCGCCGCCACCGCCGGCCTGTCGGTGGAGTTCCGCCCCTCGGCCTTCGGCGGCACCCGCGCCGTGGTGCTGATCCCGGGTGAGCTGGTCGCCCAGAACCCCAACGCGCCCTACGGCTACCCGACCGCGGTGCCGGACCTCCCCGCGGAGCCGCTGCCGGTCCGCTCCGCCGCCGGCGAGTACACCGAGGAGGTCTACAACGAGTTCGAGGCCGATTTCAGCTCGACCGACTACCAGTCACCCGACGAGCAGCAGCCGCTCGACCACTGGACCGAGCCCTTGGAGCCCGTGCCCGCACCCCGCCCCTCCTGGGGCCACGCCGGTCCCGACCACGAGCGGACCGCGCCCGCCGAGCCCCCGCTGCCCCAGCGGTCCCGCGGGGCGAGCCTGGCAGCCGAACTGCGCACCGTGCCGACGAACGCCACCCCCGAGGAGGCGGCGCCGACGCGGAACCGGTCGGGTGCCACCATCGGAGCGTTCCAGCGCCGCTCGCGCGCGGCCCGCTTCGGTGAACCGACCGGCGAAGTCACGCCGTTCCCCAACCCGACGGCATACTCCAACCCGACGACCGAGGACCAGTCATGACGCGCACCACCGCCACCCATCAGGATCTGGACTGGCTGCTGGACGGGCTTGTCGACTCGGTGATCGGAACCAGACACGCGGTGCTGCTGTCCGACGACGGCCTCGTGGTCAGCAAGTCCCGCGGTATCGACCGGGCCGACGCCGAGCGGCTGGCCGCGGTGGCCACCGGGCAGCAGAGCCTGGCCCGCGGTGTCGGCACGCTGTTCGGCGGCGGTTCCGTGCACCAGGTGATCGTGGAGCTCGCCGAGCTGTGGCTGTTCATCACCGCGGCCGGCCAGGGCACCCACCTCGCGGTGATCGCCTCCCAGGAGGTGGACGCCGAAATGATGTCGCTGGCCATGCACACGCTGGTCCAGCAGGTAGGCCAGAAGCTCGGGACACAGCTGCGGGGGCAGTCGGATGAACGCGCACTGGAGCGAGGACGACTTCGAGTACGGTGACGACGGCGCGGACTCGATGGTCCGCCCGTACACCATCACGCGGGGTCGGACCATGCCCGAGCGCGACGACCTCACCCTGATCACCGTGCTCAGCACGGTGGCGTCCGCCATCGTGCCGGGCCGGCGGCTGCAGCCCGAGCACC
Protein-coding regions in this window:
- a CDS encoding roadblock/LC7 domain-containing protein, whose translation is MTRTTATHQDLDWLLDGLVDSVIGTRHAVLLSDDGLVVSKSRGIDRADAERLAAVATGQQSLARGVGTLFGGGSVHQVIVELAELWLFITAAGQGTHLAVIASQEVDAEMMSLAMHTLVQQVGQKLGTQLRGQSDERALERGRLRVR